A window from Enterocloster bolteae encodes these proteins:
- a CDS encoding substrate-binding domain-containing protein: MKKTLAVVLAAMMAASLTACGGSAAKDTTAAAAKAPAAESTAEKTGEGAGTDETEKAAGTEEKKQYKFGFTEMSAGSFFDACYSGVEEVVKANGDEIVHVEGKADSAYQLGVIEDFISQGCDLVFYNPSDAAASAAAVKALNDAGIPIVNFDSAVSDLSKVNCFVVSDSYSCGQIAGEELIKNHPEGGKVAVLDFPASAAAADRAKGFVDTVTADGLFEVVAQMDAGAKPEKGLTVMQDLLQAHSDLTAVFCINDECAQGAYSAITTAGDKIEIYSVNAGPEAKAAMTKDGVDGIWKCTAAQSPIGIGQKSAEVAYKILNGESYESEIKIPSFAVTPENIDQYNKSDWQ, translated from the coding sequence ATGAAAAAAACATTAGCAGTTGTTCTTGCAGCTATGATGGCAGCCAGCTTGACAGCATGTGGAGGGTCTGCAGCTAAAGATACAACGGCCGCGGCTGCCAAAGCACCGGCAGCAGAAAGTACAGCAGAGAAAACCGGAGAAGGTGCAGGGACAGACGAAACGGAAAAAGCAGCAGGTACAGAAGAGAAGAAACAATATAAATTTGGGTTTACAGAAATGAGCGCAGGCTCTTTCTTTGATGCTTGTTACAGTGGTGTTGAGGAAGTGGTCAAAGCCAATGGGGATGAGATCGTCCACGTGGAAGGTAAAGCTGACAGCGCATACCAGCTGGGTGTAATTGAGGATTTTATTTCACAGGGATGCGACCTGGTATTCTATAATCCATCAGATGCAGCGGCGTCAGCGGCAGCGGTCAAGGCGCTTAATGACGCGGGTATCCCCATTGTAAACTTTGACTCAGCTGTCAGTGACCTTTCTAAGGTGAACTGTTTTGTAGTGAGCGACAGCTATTCCTGCGGACAGATTGCAGGCGAAGAATTGATTAAGAATCATCCTGAAGGCGGAAAAGTAGCTGTATTGGATTTCCCGGCATCAGCTGCCGCTGCTGACAGGGCCAAGGGATTTGTGGACACAGTCACGGCTGACGGTTTATTTGAAGTGGTGGCACAGATGGATGCAGGGGCAAAACCTGAGAAGGGACTGACTGTAATGCAGGATTTACTGCAGGCCCACAGTGACCTGACCGCCGTGTTCTGCATTAATGATGAGTGCGCACAGGGTGCCTATTCCGCTATCACAACAGCAGGCGACAAGATTGAAATATACAGTGTCAATGCAGGACCCGAAGCAAAGGCAGCCATGACAAAGGACGGAGTGGACGGAATCTGGAAGTGTACTGCTGCCCAGAGCCCAATCGGTATAGGACAAAAGAGCGCAGAGGTTGCGTATAAGATTTTAAATGGCGAATCCTATGAGTCCGAAATCAAGATTCCATCCTTTGCGGTAACACCTGAGAATATCGACCAGTATAACAAGTCAGACTGGCAGTAG
- the citG gene encoding triphosphoribosyl-dephospho-CoA synthase CitG, with amino-acid sequence MDINLSTLVTGREVSLKDMLDAREHRQEVQRMLLSEHHLPVISFTLNIVGPVKVFPLALRTFHEGIRLIETQCHAWKIPIIATYSTTSHAGHEYFWAVDGDARFIKENLCLLEDSVALGRLFDIDVIQTDGMKISRTDLGFSTRKCLICNQEAFVCSRARTHSVKELLEQECQIMTNYFAKQHARKLSSLSMQALLYEVSVTPKPGLVDRNNTGAHQDMDIFTFEASAVSLNHYFEQFALCGIENGHEPFSRIFSRLRSLGIQAEETMFRATNQVNTHKGLIFSLAIMNGALGYMYANHIPYSPDALLKINRKLVADVLEDFNDVTVENARTNGERLYALYGMKGARGEALSGYHTVLKKALPVLKHQLDRGLSLNDAGAVTLLYIIAHSEDTNIVNRSSYHSMKKIQALLRETLNDPEFINKDPIPYIESLDREFIKNNISPGGSADLLALTFFLYLFENSGLSSIL; translated from the coding sequence ATGGACATCAATCTTTCAACCCTGGTAACAGGCAGGGAGGTTTCGCTTAAGGACATGCTGGATGCCAGGGAGCACCGGCAGGAGGTCCAGAGAATGCTTCTGTCTGAACATCACCTGCCTGTCATCTCCTTTACCCTGAATATTGTAGGACCCGTCAAGGTATTCCCTCTGGCTCTGCGGACCTTTCACGAAGGCATCCGCCTCATTGAAACCCAGTGCCATGCATGGAAAATCCCCATCATTGCCACCTATTCCACCACATCCCATGCGGGACATGAGTATTTCTGGGCAGTAGACGGGGATGCCCGGTTTATAAAAGAAAATCTCTGCCTGCTAGAAGACTCTGTTGCCCTTGGCAGACTGTTTGACATCGACGTGATTCAGACAGACGGAATGAAGATATCCCGGACAGACCTGGGATTTTCCACCCGAAAATGCCTTATCTGCAACCAGGAGGCATTTGTGTGCAGCCGTGCCAGGACCCATTCCGTAAAGGAGCTGCTGGAGCAGGAATGCCAGATCATGACTAATTATTTTGCGAAACAGCATGCCAGGAAACTTTCCTCCCTGTCCATGCAGGCGCTTTTATACGAGGTCAGTGTTACTCCCAAACCGGGACTGGTAGACCGGAACAATACAGGAGCCCATCAGGATATGGACATCTTCACTTTTGAGGCCAGCGCCGTGTCACTGAATCACTACTTTGAACAATTTGCCCTCTGCGGGATTGAAAACGGACACGAACCATTTTCCCGTATCTTTTCCAGGCTCCGCTCCCTGGGCATACAGGCTGAGGAAACCATGTTCCGGGCTACCAACCAGGTAAATACACATAAGGGGCTTATATTCTCCCTGGCTATCATGAACGGCGCCCTGGGCTACATGTATGCCAACCACATTCCATACTCTCCGGACGCCCTCCTTAAGATAAACAGGAAGCTGGTGGCAGACGTGCTTGAGGATTTTAATGATGTGACGGTTGAAAATGCCCGCACAAACGGAGAAAGACTTTATGCCCTCTATGGCATGAAAGGAGCCAGAGGCGAGGCCCTGTCAGGTTATCACACAGTCTTAAAGAAAGCTCTTCCTGTACTGAAACATCAGCTGGACAGGGGCCTCTCCCTCAATGACGCTGGCGCTGTGACCCTGTTATATATCATTGCCCACTCAGAGGATACCAATATTGTAAACCGATCCTCCTATCATTCCATGAAGAAAATCCAGGCCCTTCTTCGTGAAACGCTAAATGACCCGGAATTCATAAACAAGGACCCGATTCCTTATATTGAATCATTGGACAGGGAATTTATTAAAAACAATATAAGCCCCGGGGGCAGCGCCGACCTGCTGGCCCTTACCTTCTTTCTTTATCTGTTTGAAAACTCAGGGCTTTCTTCTATTTTATAG
- a CDS encoding ROK family protein — protein sequence MNRSIRGFNQENIQDMNRTLLLNLLRKEGICARAHLANLSQLKQATVTNIVSDFIDWGLVKEVGFLVGNKGRRSIGISINNDDFGVLAIRLARKNYTVGIFNLSGRLLDKKRVELDVNQPPRVTFEAIIHEAGELIRSSESRKIIAIGMAIPGPYSEKRGRIELMTGVLGWNEIPIQEKLQDIFKIPVFLEQDANAGALAQYWHNDEDYKNGVVVYIAVGQGVGAGIINNGELLKGCIGVAGEVGHTSICYNGPRCACGNYGCLENYCSSIAFTKEVNRVLRPEIEYNFRQVSQLLRDGDQVVTDIFLDACDKLSVGIVNIINSFNPSVIVIGDEMSHILPSVMLERVKSNVKERVLPEIYANMNITMSVVSNDSMAHGAAIVAINDIFNHPLTYFESNQRDD from the coding sequence ATGAACAGAAGTATAAGGGGTTTTAATCAGGAGAATATACAGGATATGAACCGTACGCTGCTCCTTAACCTTCTCAGGAAGGAAGGAATTTGTGCAAGAGCCCATCTGGCAAACCTATCCCAGTTAAAACAGGCCACGGTGACTAATATTGTCAGTGATTTTATTGACTGGGGCCTGGTAAAAGAGGTGGGATTTTTAGTTGGAAACAAAGGGCGCAGATCCATAGGTATTTCCATTAATAACGATGACTTTGGAGTTTTAGCCATAAGGCTTGCCAGAAAAAATTATACGGTAGGTATTTTCAATCTGTCAGGCAGGCTTCTGGATAAGAAGCGGGTGGAGCTGGATGTGAACCAGCCTCCAAGGGTAACCTTTGAAGCCATAATCCATGAGGCCGGAGAACTCATCAGATCGTCTGAATCCAGGAAAATCATAGCCATAGGTATGGCCATACCCGGTCCTTACAGTGAAAAAAGAGGGCGGATTGAGCTGATGACAGGCGTTTTGGGATGGAATGAAATTCCCATACAGGAGAAACTGCAGGATATTTTCAAAATACCGGTTTTTTTGGAACAGGATGCCAATGCAGGTGCCCTGGCCCAGTACTGGCATAATGATGAGGATTATAAAAATGGAGTTGTTGTATATATTGCGGTTGGGCAGGGTGTTGGTGCCGGTATCATCAATAATGGTGAGCTGCTGAAGGGCTGCATCGGTGTTGCCGGGGAGGTGGGACATACCTCTATCTGTTACAATGGACCCAGATGTGCATGCGGCAATTATGGGTGTCTGGAAAATTACTGTTCATCCATTGCGTTTACCAAAGAGGTGAACCGCGTATTAAGACCTGAAATAGAATATAATTTCCGTCAGGTATCCCAGCTCCTGAGAGATGGAGACCAGGTGGTTACGGATATTTTTCTGGATGCTTGTGATAAACTTTCTGTTGGAATCGTGAATATCATCAACAGTTTTAATCCATCAGTCATCGTAATAGGAGATGAAATGTCCCATATCCTTCCTTCCGTCATGTTGGAAAGGGTTAAGAGCAATGTAAAGGAACGGGTGCTGCCGGAAATTTATGCCAATATGAATATAACCATGAGCGTAGTTAGCAATGATTCTATGGCACATGGGGCGGCAATTGTGGCGATAAATGATATTTTCAATCATCCGTTAACATATTTTGAGAGTAATCAAAGAGACGACTAA
- a CDS encoding heavy-metal-associated domain-containing protein: protein MSTAIICAVLIVIAIIGIKSYAKKLTSGCCGASSQPSVKKMKVRDKDKSHYPYSRLLKVDGMSCGNCASHVENALNSLEGVWAQVDLEKGEALVRMKQEYGNNELKQAVKDAGYVVYKIEESPEFSNR, encoded by the coding sequence ATGTCAACAGCCATTATATGCGCGGTCCTGATTGTCATTGCAATCATTGGAATCAAGAGCTACGCCAAAAAATTAACCTCCGGGTGCTGCGGGGCCTCCTCCCAGCCATCGGTGAAAAAAATGAAAGTCAGGGATAAGGATAAGTCCCATTACCCCTATTCACGGCTTCTCAAGGTGGACGGTATGTCCTGCGGTAATTGTGCCAGCCATGTGGAAAATGCACTCAACAGCCTGGAAGGAGTGTGGGCCCAGGTGGACCTGGAAAAAGGCGAGGCCCTGGTGCGGATGAAACAGGAGTACGGAAACAATGAGCTTAAACAGGCTGTTAAGGATGCAGGGTATGTGGTCTATAAAATAGAAGAAAGCCCTGAGTTTTCAAACAGATAA
- a CDS encoding sugar ABC transporter ATP-binding protein yields the protein MVSAVLEMKHIAKSFSGNKVLLDVDLTVEEGEVHALLGENGAGKSTLMKILGGIYTKDAGSILINGREVQIHNVADARDNGISIIHQELMLARHMTIAENVFMGREQKKAGGFVDLARQEAETQRFLDHYGIKLKADTRLDRLTIAQQQMVEIIRAVSFGSRIIVMDEPTSSLSDAEVDILYEMIRILKEQKVSIIYISHRLNELYDIADRTTVLRDGEHVGTVRMKETERAELIAMMVGRDLASYYTKNDNAKDEVVLEVKELSDGKMVKKVSFDLRKGEILGVSGLVGAGRSETVECLFGIRRKVRGTVRFKGREVDFRNPREAMANGFGMVPESRKEQGLFLQSGVRFNTTINVVPRFLKHFIWNRQAEEGIVEGKINDMHIRVTGPEQVVGKLSGGNQQKVLIGRWLCSTQSVLILDEPTRGVDVKTKSEIYALIDQLAASGMSIIMVSSELPEIINMSDRVLVMCNGYSTGILNRDELTQERIMTLATTEIGA from the coding sequence ATGGTGAGTGCGGTTTTGGAAATGAAACACATAGCAAAAAGTTTTTCCGGCAACAAGGTGCTGCTGGATGTGGATCTGACGGTTGAGGAAGGCGAGGTCCATGCTCTTCTGGGAGAGAACGGTGCCGGAAAATCGACCCTTATGAAGATTCTTGGCGGAATTTATACCAAAGACGCCGGCAGTATTCTCATAAACGGCAGGGAAGTTCAGATACATAATGTAGCAGATGCCCGTGATAATGGTATCAGTATTATCCACCAGGAACTGATGCTGGCCAGACACATGACCATAGCGGAAAATGTATTTATGGGCAGGGAACAGAAAAAGGCTGGGGGGTTTGTGGACCTGGCCAGGCAGGAAGCCGAGACACAGAGATTCCTGGACCATTATGGAATAAAGCTAAAGGCTGATACAAGGCTGGACCGCTTGACCATTGCCCAGCAGCAGATGGTGGAAATCATACGGGCAGTGTCTTTCGGTTCAAGAATAATTGTAATGGATGAGCCCACTTCCTCGCTGTCAGATGCGGAGGTGGATATCCTCTACGAGATGATCCGCATATTAAAGGAACAGAAGGTATCCATTATTTATATATCCCACAGGCTCAATGAACTATATGATATTGCGGACAGAACCACGGTGCTTCGGGATGGGGAACATGTGGGTACAGTCAGGATGAAGGAGACGGAGAGGGCCGAGCTCATTGCTATGATGGTAGGCCGCGACCTGGCCAGTTATTATACGAAGAATGACAATGCAAAGGATGAAGTGGTCCTGGAGGTAAAGGAGCTGTCTGACGGCAAAATGGTCAAGAAAGTAAGCTTTGACCTGAGAAAGGGCGAAATCCTGGGAGTGTCCGGCCTGGTAGGGGCAGGCAGGAGTGAAACGGTGGAATGCCTTTTTGGAATCAGAAGAAAGGTCCGAGGAACTGTCAGGTTCAAAGGCAGGGAAGTGGATTTTAGGAATCCAAGGGAGGCCATGGCCAATGGATTCGGTATGGTCCCGGAGAGCAGAAAGGAACAGGGATTATTTTTACAGTCCGGTGTGCGGTTTAATACAACGATTAACGTGGTTCCCAGATTTCTAAAGCATTTCATTTGGAACAGGCAGGCAGAGGAAGGCATCGTTGAAGGCAAGATAAACGATATGCATATTCGTGTCACGGGGCCGGAACAGGTAGTGGGAAAGCTCAGCGGCGGGAACCAGCAAAAGGTATTAATCGGAAGATGGCTGTGTTCCACCCAGTCGGTGCTTATATTGGATGAGCCTACCAGAGGCGTGGATGTAAAGACAAAATCCGAGATATATGCGCTTATCGACCAGCTGGCAGCCAGCGGAATGTCAATCATTATGGTTTCCTCGGAGCTTCCGGAGATTATTAATATGAGTGACAGGGTACTGGTTATGTGCAATGGATACAGTACAGGCATTTTAAACAGAGATGAACTGACCCAGGAGCGGATTATGACTCTGGCCACTACTGAGATAGGCGCATAA
- a CDS encoding 5-formyltetrahydrofolate cyclo-ligase — protein MDLEERKKALRQEIKAAAVALDEGYTKEADLEIFSHVAGLSEYEQAGTLFCFVGTSGEIDTAPILEDALRKGKRVGVPKCTARGIMEVREIRSLGDLEAGKYGILEPGAEAPVIQPEEINLAIVPCMSCSHDGRRLGYGGGYYDRYLVRTRAVKAVICRERIMRADIPVEPHDQLMDMVISEHGVRRLGSR, from the coding sequence ATGGATTTGGAAGAACGGAAAAAGGCATTGCGCCAGGAGATAAAAGCGGCTGCAGTAGCGTTGGATGAAGGTTATACAAAGGAGGCGGACCTTGAGATATTCAGCCATGTGGCGGGGCTGTCGGAATATGAGCAGGCGGGGACTCTGTTCTGCTTTGTGGGAACCAGCGGAGAAATTGACACAGCGCCCATACTGGAGGATGCATTAAGAAAGGGAAAACGGGTGGGTGTTCCCAAGTGTACGGCCAGAGGGATCATGGAAGTTCGTGAAATCAGGAGCCTTGGGGATTTGGAGGCAGGAAAGTACGGTATATTGGAGCCGGGTGCAGAGGCGCCGGTCATACAGCCGGAGGAAATTAATCTGGCCATTGTGCCATGTATGTCATGCAGCCATGACGGCAGGCGTCTGGGGTACGGCGGCGGGTACTATGACCGCTATCTGGTCAGGACCCGGGCCGTGAAGGCGGTCATATGCAGGGAACGGATCATGCGTGCGGATATACCTGTGGAGCCCCACGACCAGCTGATGGATATGGTGATATCGGAGCATGGTGTCCGGCGGCTGGGAAGCCGGTGA
- a CDS encoding RNA polymerase sigma factor, with protein sequence MEKQEKYDMERLVDLAASGNRDALEELLGDVQDMVFNLSLRMLGTVPDAEDACQEILIKVMTHLSDFRKESRFSTWVFRVAVNHVLAYRKHMFSHHPLSFEYYGEDIANGREEDVPDMTGGVDRGILEEELKLSCTNVMLQCLDGESRCIFILGTMFRLDSAVAGEILGISPAAYRKRLSRIREKMAAFLGEYCGLAGGKCSCRRRVDYAIASRRLTPERLEYNGMEQGRSRIAEQCRAIMEEIDGQSRIFAEMPFYRTGPDAGKT encoded by the coding sequence ATGGAGAAACAGGAAAAGTATGATATGGAAAGGCTGGTTGACCTGGCAGCGTCGGGGAACAGGGACGCATTGGAGGAACTCTTGGGAGATGTGCAGGACATGGTGTTTAACCTGTCCCTTCGTATGCTGGGAACGGTTCCTGATGCAGAGGATGCATGCCAGGAGATACTGATTAAAGTAATGACCCATTTGTCTGATTTCAGGAAGGAAAGCCGGTTTAGCACCTGGGTGTTCCGTGTTGCTGTAAATCATGTGCTTGCGTACAGGAAGCATATGTTCAGCCACCATCCTCTGAGTTTCGAGTATTACGGGGAAGACATAGCTAACGGCAGGGAAGAGGATGTGCCGGATATGACAGGCGGAGTGGACCGCGGTATTCTGGAAGAAGAACTGAAATTGTCCTGCACCAATGTAATGCTTCAGTGTCTGGACGGGGAAAGCAGATGTATCTTTATTCTGGGAACCATGTTCCGGCTGGACAGCGCAGTAGCGGGAGAGATTCTGGGAATATCACCGGCCGCGTACAGAAAGAGATTATCGCGGATAAGGGAAAAGATGGCGGCATTTTTGGGGGAATACTGCGGTCTGGCAGGAGGAAAATGCAGCTGCAGAAGGCGCGTGGATTATGCTATTGCCAGCCGCCGGCTGACACCGGAGCGCCTGGAGTACAACGGCATGGAACAGGGACGGAGCAGGATTGCAGAACAGTGCAGGGCCATTATGGAGGAGATTGACGGCCAGTCCCGGATATTTGCAGAGATGCCCTTTTACCGTACCGGGCCTGATGCAGGAAAAACATGA
- a CDS encoding DUF3788 domain-containing protein, which produces MTWMEAYPAHRQPDMEQIGRYIASPCWQPLLAWLEDTFHISPRIEYSRCSMQGGWNVKYKKGSRAVCTLYPEEGYFICMISVGAKEAPEAELALNGCTAYVRQLYHDTTPFNGGRWMMIEVRNGEVLDDVKELIGIRMRKKRSV; this is translated from the coding sequence ATGACATGGATGGAGGCATACCCGGCTCACAGGCAGCCGGACATGGAGCAAATCGGAAGGTATATAGCAAGTCCCTGCTGGCAGCCGCTTTTGGCGTGGCTGGAGGACACCTTTCATATATCCCCCAGGATTGAGTACAGCAGATGCTCCATGCAGGGAGGCTGGAATGTGAAGTATAAGAAGGGTTCCAGGGCAGTCTGTACATTGTATCCAGAGGAAGGGTATTTTATCTGCATGATTTCAGTGGGGGCAAAGGAAGCACCGGAGGCAGAACTGGCACTGAACGGCTGCACTGCGTATGTCCGGCAGCTGTATCATGATACTACTCCCTTTAATGGGGGGAGATGGATGATGATAGAGGTAAGGAACGGGGAAGTGCTGGATGATGTGAAGGAGCTGATTGGGATTCGGATGAGGAAGAAACGGAGTGTTTGA
- a CDS encoding glycine betaine uptake BCCT transporter: MKDKNQVFVVSLAITIIMAIWAVAFNANFTVVSNAAYSFLTNNFGWLYLMAMTAFVIFSVAIAFSKWGKIKLGPDDSKPEYSTVSWFAMLFGAGMGVGLVFWGISEPLAHFSNPIPGIEAGTEAAANFAIRSSYMHWGLHPWANYCIIGLGLAYFQFRKGKPGLISSIFEPLIGEKGINGWVGKTIDVLAVFATVAGVVTSLGLGVMQINAGLNYLFGIPTTLVIQIIIIAVISVIYIWSAVDGISRGIKIISDANLYIAIGLITVTFLVGPKLEILNNLTNGLGQYLQNFFGDSLMINNYGDNTWVGAWRVFYWAWWIAWAPFVGSFIARISKGRTIREFIAGVVLAPALGSILWFAIMGSLGLHLGMDGTLSVAQLADIASKPETGLFIVMGQYPLGMILCVVSLILLCTFFITSANSGTFVLAMFSSKGDLNPKNGRKVLWGVVQSLLAVGLLVAGGLKPLQTISLAAAFPFIFIMLFAGAALVKALMKEK, translated from the coding sequence ATGAAAGACAAAAATCAGGTATTCGTAGTTTCACTAGCAATAACCATTATCATGGCAATATGGGCGGTTGCCTTTAATGCCAACTTTACAGTTGTTTCAAATGCTGCATATTCATTTCTGACCAATAATTTCGGCTGGCTGTATCTTATGGCCATGACCGCATTTGTTATTTTTTCCGTTGCAATTGCGTTCAGTAAATGGGGAAAGATTAAGCTGGGACCGGATGACTCCAAGCCGGAATATTCCACTGTATCCTGGTTTGCCATGCTGTTTGGGGCTGGCATGGGTGTGGGTCTGGTATTCTGGGGAATCTCTGAGCCTCTGGCGCATTTTTCAAATCCGATTCCCGGAATTGAGGCTGGCACGGAAGCCGCTGCAAACTTTGCCATACGGTCCAGCTACATGCACTGGGGACTTCATCCGTGGGCAAACTATTGTATCATTGGACTGGGCCTTGCCTATTTCCAGTTCCGCAAGGGAAAACCGGGCCTTATCAGTTCCATATTTGAACCCCTGATCGGTGAAAAGGGAATCAACGGATGGGTGGGAAAGACCATCGACGTACTGGCAGTGTTCGCCACAGTAGCGGGCGTTGTTACTTCCCTTGGACTGGGCGTTATGCAGATCAATGCAGGTCTTAACTACCTGTTCGGCATTCCCACGACCCTGGTGATTCAAATTATTATCATTGCGGTAATAAGCGTTATTTACATCTGGTCTGCTGTTGACGGCATCAGCCGCGGCATTAAGATCATTTCCGACGCTAACTTATATATTGCCATTGGCCTGATCACTGTTACATTCCTGGTAGGGCCAAAACTTGAGATTCTTAACAACCTGACAAACGGACTGGGGCAGTATCTGCAGAACTTCTTCGGGGACAGCCTCATGATCAACAATTATGGAGACAATACCTGGGTGGGAGCCTGGAGAGTGTTCTACTGGGCGTGGTGGATTGCATGGGCTCCATTTGTGGGATCCTTTATTGCACGTATCTCCAAGGGCAGGACAATTCGGGAATTCATCGCAGGCGTGGTGCTGGCACCGGCCCTGGGGTCCATCCTCTGGTTTGCCATTATGGGAAGCCTGGGACTGCATTTGGGTATGGACGGTACACTTTCCGTTGCCCAGCTGGCGGATATTGCAAGCAAGCCTGAGACAGGACTGTTCATTGTTATGGGACAGTATCCTCTGGGAATGATTCTGTGCGTGGTATCCCTTATATTGTTATGTACATTCTTCATTACTTCGGCAAACTCCGGTACCTTTGTACTTGCCATGTTCTCATCCAAGGGAGATCTGAATCCGAAGAACGGAAGAAAAGTGCTGTGGGGCGTTGTACAGTCTCTTCTGGCTGTGGGACTTCTGGTTGCGGGAGGATTGAAACCCCTTCAGACCATTTCGCTTGCAGCGGCATTCCCCTTTATATTCATTATGCTGTTTGCAGGGGCTGCCCTTGTGAAGGCTTTGATGAAAGAGAAATAG
- a CDS encoding ABC transporter permease: MEAKKSDGILPGFGRNVVSTVKYNGGIIIGLLIICLLLSVMTDSFCTVRNLSNIMRQISINVILACGMTMVIILGGIDLSVGSVIAVSGCLCCGLITNVGVPSIIAIPISICAGTLVGVFNGFVISRTTIPPFIVTLAMMNIGRGFARIYTKATTILVDDPLFTFIGSGKILGGVPIQFVYMLVVIVISGLILNRTKFGRNIYAVGDNKQAASYSGINSRRVTMTVFVIMGIFASCAGILSSARTFSAQFNVGEGSEMDAISAVVLGGTSMSGGVGRLSGTIIGCIVIGVLNNGMNILGIDSSWQYVVKGVVVLIAVFIDYIKKMKD, from the coding sequence ATGGAAGCAAAAAAGAGTGACGGCATTTTGCCTGGTTTTGGCAGGAATGTGGTTTCAACAGTTAAATATAATGGCGGAATTATCATTGGCCTTTTAATCATTTGTCTATTGCTGAGTGTCATGACTGACTCATTTTGTACAGTGAGAAACCTTTCCAACATCATGCGGCAAATATCCATTAATGTGATTCTGGCATGCGGAATGACTATGGTAATCATATTGGGAGGAATCGATCTTTCTGTTGGTTCGGTTATAGCGGTATCCGGATGTCTTTGCTGCGGGCTGATTACCAATGTGGGAGTTCCATCTATCATAGCTATTCCTATTTCCATCTGCGCAGGAACCCTGGTAGGGGTGTTTAATGGGTTTGTAATATCCAGAACCACTATACCTCCTTTTATCGTGACCTTGGCTATGATGAATATAGGGCGGGGATTTGCCCGCATATATACCAAGGCAACTACAATATTAGTAGATGACCCATTGTTTACTTTTATTGGAAGTGGTAAAATTTTGGGAGGGGTGCCAATCCAATTTGTTTACATGCTGGTAGTCATTGTTATTTCGGGTCTCATACTTAACAGGACAAAATTTGGAAGGAATATTTATGCGGTAGGAGATAACAAGCAGGCCGCGTCTTATTCAGGCATTAATTCCAGAAGAGTGACCATGACAGTATTTGTGATTATGGGAATCTTTGCATCCTGCGCAGGTATTCTGAGTTCTGCCCGTACCTTCTCGGCACAGTTTAATGTAGGAGAAGGTTCGGAGATGGATGCCATATCAGCCGTTGTACTGGGAGGTACCAGTATGAGCGGAGGTGTTGGGCGCCTCAGCGGGACCATTATTGGCTGTATTGTAATCGGAGTATTGAACAATGGAATGAATATCCTTGGAATTGATTCCTCCTGGCAGTATGTGGTAAAGGGTGTAGTGGTCCTCATAGCTGTATTTATTGACTATATCAAGAAGATGAAAGATTAA